The genomic window CGACCGTTTACCCAATGTGTACCACAGGGTTAATTCTGGACATTATTTTGCGATTCAAATCGGCGAGCAAACCCTGCGTTCACGCTCTCTATTCGACCATAACGTGAACATGCCTAAACTGGCAGCGGGTGAGCACCACCAAGCCACTGAATTTGTTGGTAAAGAACATTGGTTGATGTTCAGTCAAGCCGTTATCAAAGAAGATCAGTTAGTTACCCTGTGGGTGACGGAAGATATTAGCTCGCTTGAACAAACCCAAATCCACTTTTTAGCCTTTGCCAGTGCGGCGGTGTTACTCACGATTGTCATTTTATTACTAGCGCAATATCAATTACTTAAACGCGGTTTTAAACCCTTAGAGCAGATGCCAGAAGCTATCCGGCAGATGCGCATCCAAGGGCAAGAAATCAATCCTGACCAAGTGCCGAGCGAGATAGTCCCACTGATCGAAGAGATAGATCGCTTAGTCAATCAATTGGGCCAGCGAGTACAACGCTCCCGCAATGCCTTGGGTAACTTAGCCCACGAAATGAAACGTCCACTACAAGGGCTGCAGTCCTACCTAGAAAGCCTTCCACCAGAACAGAGGAGTGAGGGCAGCAAGGTGCTCGCAAACCTGCACCACATCATTGATAGAGAGCTTAAGCGCACTAAGAT from Shewanella putrefaciens includes these protein-coding regions:
- a CDS encoding sensor histidine kinase translates to MYSLKGYLTRNLLITLTFAMVLLLYFLHQGIQILTQDFVASRLQHDADSLISALNHNPDGTWALTTDRLPNVYHRVNSGHYFAIQIGEQTLRSRSLFDHNVNMPKLAAGEHHQATEFVGKEHWLMFSQAVIKEDQLVTLWVTEDISSLEQTQIHFLAFASAAVLLTIVILLLAQYQLLKRGFKPLEQMPEAIRQMRIQGQEINPDQVPSEIVPLIEEIDRLVNQLGQRVQRSRNALGNLAHEMKRPLQGLQSYLESLPPEQRSEGSKVLANLHHIIDRELKRTKIVGLSTPGRYTVLDDDLAPLIKVMQRIYPDRIIHSDYASGLVMPFDRDDLLELLGNLLDNACKHSRKNIEIHISQQNVPTIGYRIEVSDDGEGVSDTALSIIIERGIRLDESIQGHGLGLSICKDIVDSYQGKLSFSHAQQGGLKASVFLPIPN